In Desulfomonile tiedjei DSM 6799, a genomic segment contains:
- a CDS encoding protein phosphatase 2C domain-containing protein, whose product MSEQTLLVRGWSVPKYSETQNEDSWGADTCTGLIAIADGVGTASYSREWAEVLVSGFVGGQLAIPESVALFENQLGPLRNQWWGMVPWERLAQKGYPYDWKAKQGGFSTFLGLKIQNGGWSAFAIGDCNLFVVTYDANYRISWPASSDADFGNTPVSIRSVKFGRSNDPHSDKNVFHALQKHESRLESGDCIVLCTDALSAFLLANKNRSELWWTLLSFDDSQENFAEWIGLLRREGLKNDDTTAVVIETL is encoded by the coding sequence ATGAGTGAACAGACGTTGCTTGTGAGAGGGTGGAGCGTTCCGAAGTATAGCGAGACTCAAAACGAGGACTCCTGGGGCGCTGATACGTGTACCGGGCTCATAGCAATTGCAGACGGTGTGGGAACTGCCTCGTATTCTCGGGAATGGGCAGAAGTCCTTGTAAGCGGTTTTGTCGGCGGACAGTTGGCAATCCCTGAGAGTGTTGCGCTCTTTGAGAATCAGTTGGGGCCGCTCCGTAACCAATGGTGGGGAATGGTTCCATGGGAACGACTGGCGCAAAAGGGATACCCTTATGACTGGAAGGCCAAACAAGGCGGTTTTTCTACGTTTCTCGGACTGAAGATTCAAAATGGAGGGTGGTCGGCCTTTGCGATTGGCGACTGCAATCTTTTTGTCGTTACCTACGATGCAAATTACAGGATTTCATGGCCTGCATCGAGCGATGCCGATTTCGGAAACACACCTGTGTCGATCCGTTCGGTGAAGTTCGGCCGCTCGAACGATCCGCATTCTGATAAGAACGTCTTTCACGCCCTACAAAAACATGAGAGCCGGCTGGAATCGGGAGACTGCATCGTACTGTGCACAGATGCTCTGTCCGCATTCTTGCTTGCCAACAAGAATCGCTCGGAGCTCTGGTGGACCCTGCTGAGTTTCGACGATTCCCAGGAGAACTTTGCTGAATGGATCGGTCTTCTTCGCCGTGAAGGTCTCAAGAATGATGATACCACCGCCGTAGTGATCGAGACGCTCTAA
- a CDS encoding cyclase family protein, producing the protein MKIHDVTLTISSSLPIYPGNPDVRITRVHTIGKDHHSNLTKIEMGTHTGTHVDAPIHFIEGSAAAEALDISALIGPAAVIDATHENIISAECLERLSIPEGIERILFRTRNSAMWKSSPHDFVPEFVGISADGAEWLVNRGVKVVGIDYLSIAPFKKAAPTHNTLLAASVIPIEGLDLSTVDPGMYFLICLPLKIEGSDGSPARVVLIEDFETLS; encoded by the coding sequence ATGAAAATACACGATGTTACCCTTACCATATCCTCATCGCTGCCTATTTATCCCGGAAATCCTGATGTTCGAATTACTCGTGTTCATACAATAGGCAAAGATCATCATTCCAATCTCACCAAAATAGAAATGGGGACTCACACAGGTACACATGTCGATGCTCCCATTCATTTCATCGAAGGATCTGCCGCTGCGGAAGCATTGGATATCAGCGCACTTATAGGGCCCGCGGCCGTAATCGATGCAACCCATGAGAACATTATCTCAGCGGAATGTTTGGAGAGGCTGAGCATACCTGAGGGAATCGAGCGCATTCTGTTTCGTACTCGCAACTCCGCAATGTGGAAATCCAGTCCGCATGATTTTGTACCTGAATTCGTGGGAATCTCGGCAGACGGCGCGGAATGGTTGGTGAATAGGGGGGTTAAAGTAGTGGGAATCGACTATCTTTCTATTGCTCCGTTCAAAAAGGCAGCGCCTACGCATAACACACTTCTGGCTGCTTCGGTCATCCCCATAGAAGGTCTGGATTTATCGACCGTCGATCCTGGTATGTACTTTCTGATTTGTCTGCCGCTAAAAATAGAAGGAAGTGACGGATCGCCGGCTCGAGTGGTGCTCATCGAGGATTTCGAGACGCTCTCTTGA
- the gndA gene encoding NADP-dependent phosphogluconate dehydrogenase, translating to MVRYADIGLVGLGVMGRNLALNFRDKGFSVAGFDIDSSKVKALNTDAMERRFEGYGSVEDFVSALKTPCAILMLVPAGKPVDMAIKDFLPHLNPGDLIIDAGNSHFSDTDRRIEYVSEKGIHFMGVGVSGGEKGARYGPSIMPGGNKEAYEQVRPLFEAAAAQVNGDPCVAYLGSGSAGHYVKMVHNGIEYGIMQLIGETYDIMKRGLQFDAERLHQVYEEWNQGELESYLVQITSGIFLQRDKKTSLPLIDRILDEAKQKGTGKWASQDSMDLGIPLSTMDTAVVMRHLSALRHDRQQGASIFGECGSFEDKSEVQVEDLRNALYACTIMTYAQGMALLSAASKHYQYDVPLSDVARIWRGGCIIRAAVLEKIRSAFEKRPDLSNLMFDESLGKKINECQGSLRKLVRSATAVGIPIPAFAASLSYFDSFRSSWLPANLIQAQRDYFGSHTYERIDEPGAFHTEWGQPER from the coding sequence ATGGTTCGCTATGCTGACATAGGACTGGTCGGGTTGGGGGTTATGGGTAGAAATCTTGCCTTGAACTTCCGCGACAAAGGTTTCTCTGTGGCAGGCTTTGACATCGATTCCAGTAAGGTAAAAGCCCTGAATACGGACGCGATGGAACGCCGATTCGAGGGATACGGATCCGTGGAGGATTTCGTGTCTGCCTTGAAAACCCCTTGCGCCATCCTGATGCTCGTTCCGGCCGGTAAGCCGGTCGATATGGCAATCAAAGATTTCTTACCGCACTTAAATCCGGGAGATCTCATAATAGACGCGGGAAACTCGCATTTTTCGGACACGGATCGACGCATCGAATATGTTTCCGAAAAAGGAATCCATTTCATGGGGGTTGGAGTTTCAGGAGGAGAGAAAGGAGCCCGGTATGGACCGAGTATCATGCCAGGAGGGAACAAGGAGGCATACGAGCAGGTTCGGCCTCTGTTCGAGGCGGCTGCAGCCCAGGTAAACGGCGATCCGTGCGTGGCTTATCTCGGGTCGGGCTCAGCCGGACACTACGTGAAAATGGTCCATAACGGGATCGAATATGGGATCATGCAGCTTATAGGCGAGACCTACGACATTATGAAACGCGGACTCCAATTTGATGCAGAGCGCTTACACCAGGTGTACGAAGAATGGAATCAAGGTGAGCTTGAATCATATCTGGTCCAGATTACGAGTGGAATATTTTTGCAGCGAGATAAGAAGACGTCTCTGCCTCTCATCGATCGGATCTTGGACGAGGCGAAGCAAAAGGGAACCGGCAAATGGGCTTCACAGGACTCGATGGATCTCGGCATTCCCCTATCGACCATGGATACCGCTGTGGTGATGAGGCATCTCTCTGCCCTCAGGCACGACCGGCAACAGGGTGCGAGTATTTTTGGAGAGTGCGGTAGCTTTGAAGATAAAAGCGAGGTCCAGGTCGAGGACCTCAGAAATGCGCTGTACGCGTGTACGATCATGACGTACGCCCAGGGTATGGCTTTGCTGAGTGCTGCATCGAAGCACTATCAGTACGACGTGCCTTTGAGTGATGTGGCTCGAATTTGGCGGGGTGGATGCATTATTCGTGCAGCAGTACTGGAGAAGATTCGTTCTGCCTTCGAGAAACGGCCCGATCTATCCAACTTGATGTTTGACGAATCACTTGGCAAGAAAATAAACGAATGCCAGGGGAGCCTGCGCAAGCTGGTACGGAGTGCCACGGCAGTAGGAATCCCGATTCCCGCCTTCGCAGCATCCTTGTCCTATTTTGACTCGTTCAGGAGCAGTTGGCTGCCGGCAAATCTCATCCAGGCGCAACGAGATTACTTCGGAAGCCACACGTACGAACGAATTGATGAACCCGGCGCCTTTCACACTGAATGGGGACAACCTGAAAGATAA
- a CDS encoding bifunctional transaldolase/phosoglucose isomerase, with protein MKTSNNPLMKIQEFGQSIWLDYIRRDMLLSGELQQLVDEDGLRGVTSNPQIFYTAIAGSDEYDSAINSLALEGKTEIEIYEALAFADIQETADVFRPLYDASDGRHGFVSLEVAPNLARRTEDTIKQARNYWHAVNRPNLLIKVPATREGLIAIRQLIGEGINVNITLLFGLDRYRDVAEAYIAGLEDRLASGQPIDRIASVASFFLSRIDILVDPKLEEIADKGGETANIARSIHGNVAIASAKIAYQIYKEMFSSDRFRRLADRGGRPQRVLWASTSTKNPDYSDVKYVEALIGPDTVNTLPMETLNAYRDHGEPAPRLEENVQEAEQTLDRLNQIGINLNEVTRRLVEEGIEKFNKPYDKLMEELKQKRKEALEARPEHQQMRAPNCREAIDESVRSLEKQDFVKRMWRKDPTAWKSDPADRQTISNALGWLHVADKMISAAPHLQRFATEVKKSGFRHVVHMGMGGSSLAPLIFARSFPLAPNGLPLSVLDTTDPGTILQIERSVPLAETLFIVASKSGTTTEVSAFGDYFYERLKSIKGSAAGDNFVAITDPRTPLVELARKRNFLQIFLNFSDIGGRYSALSYFGLVPAALMGVDVPELLERALIMMYSCNATSHISEESGVALGAAIGELANLGRNKLTLLTPPDLNTFGMWLEQLLAESTGKEDTGILPVAGEDPGDPEVYGTDRNFVCFQIGGTENDSAANRVKRLLDAGHPVTTIQMGDKLDIGQEFFRWEIATATAGAVMGINPFDQPNVQESKENTNRLLKEITSKGTFEEELPGLKSGPLSFYHAKEGSSASSLLRDFFGQCSPGDYIAFQAYLTENSATDRALQEMRLLARDKLHVATTVGYGPRYLHSTGQFHKGGPNSGIFVQLTAKDKEDISIPGAGYTFGTLKRAQAKGDLDALLRHGRRILRIDLGRNTDEGLAAMQQIMREAFKS; from the coding sequence ATGAAAACAAGCAACAATCCCCTCATGAAAATCCAGGAATTCGGTCAGAGTATCTGGCTGGACTACATTCGTCGAGACATGCTCCTTTCAGGGGAATTGCAGCAGCTCGTGGATGAAGACGGACTCAGGGGAGTGACGTCAAATCCCCAAATATTCTACACAGCCATTGCCGGAAGTGATGAATATGATAGTGCAATCAACTCTCTGGCGCTGGAAGGTAAGACAGAGATAGAAATTTACGAGGCTCTCGCATTCGCTGACATTCAGGAGACTGCGGACGTTTTCAGGCCTCTTTACGATGCTTCAGACGGTCGTCACGGGTTTGTGAGTCTCGAAGTCGCTCCGAATCTTGCTCGGCGGACTGAAGATACGATCAAGCAGGCGCGGAATTACTGGCATGCTGTGAATCGTCCCAACCTGCTCATAAAAGTTCCTGCTACCCGAGAGGGGCTGATTGCTATCCGACAACTCATAGGTGAAGGCATAAATGTGAATATTACTCTCCTGTTCGGGTTGGATAGATATCGAGATGTCGCCGAAGCGTACATAGCCGGTCTCGAGGACAGGCTGGCCAGCGGTCAACCCATCGATCGGATTGCTTCAGTGGCCAGTTTTTTCCTCAGCCGCATTGATATCCTGGTGGACCCCAAGCTGGAGGAGATAGCCGACAAAGGAGGCGAGACGGCAAATATTGCCCGTTCCATTCACGGGAACGTCGCCATTGCCAGCGCGAAAATAGCGTATCAGATTTACAAGGAAATGTTCTCGAGCGATCGCTTCCGGAGACTCGCCGATCGGGGAGGCCGTCCGCAGAGAGTGCTGTGGGCAAGCACCAGCACAAAGAACCCCGACTACAGCGACGTGAAATATGTCGAAGCACTCATAGGTCCCGACACTGTAAATACGCTCCCCATGGAGACGCTCAATGCGTATCGCGATCATGGCGAACCAGCTCCGCGTCTGGAAGAGAACGTGCAAGAGGCGGAACAGACCCTCGATCGGCTTAATCAGATTGGCATTAACCTGAATGAGGTTACTCGCCGGTTGGTGGAAGAGGGAATCGAGAAATTTAACAAACCATACGACAAATTAATGGAGGAGCTGAAGCAAAAGCGTAAAGAAGCTCTCGAGGCGCGTCCCGAACACCAACAAATGAGGGCTCCGAATTGTAGAGAAGCAATAGACGAGAGTGTTCGTTCCCTGGAAAAGCAGGATTTCGTAAAACGTATGTGGCGGAAGGATCCTACGGCCTGGAAAAGCGATCCGGCGGATCGTCAAACGATTTCAAATGCCTTGGGCTGGCTCCATGTGGCTGATAAGATGATCTCCGCTGCCCCGCATCTTCAACGATTTGCTACCGAAGTCAAAAAGAGCGGATTCAGGCATGTTGTTCATATGGGAATGGGTGGAAGCAGTCTGGCACCCCTGATTTTTGCACGATCCTTTCCCCTCGCTCCAAACGGCTTGCCTCTTTCGGTGCTCGATACTACCGACCCTGGCACTATCTTGCAGATCGAACGATCCGTACCTCTCGCGGAGACTCTCTTCATCGTGGCGAGCAAGTCCGGCACGACAACAGAAGTCAGTGCTTTCGGAGACTACTTTTATGAACGGCTCAAATCTATTAAAGGGTCTGCAGCAGGAGACAATTTTGTGGCGATAACCGACCCGAGAACGCCTCTTGTTGAATTGGCCAGGAAGCGTAATTTTTTGCAGATCTTCTTGAACTTTTCAGACATCGGCGGCAGGTATTCAGCTCTTTCGTACTTCGGGCTCGTTCCCGCTGCTCTCATGGGTGTCGACGTTCCGGAGCTTTTGGAACGAGCGCTGATCATGATGTACTCCTGCAACGCCACTTCTCATATATCAGAGGAATCTGGAGTGGCATTGGGTGCTGCCATAGGTGAGCTTGCGAACCTGGGCAGAAACAAGCTCACATTGCTTACGCCTCCCGACCTGAACACCTTCGGCATGTGGCTCGAGCAACTTCTAGCAGAGAGCACCGGGAAAGAAGACACCGGCATTCTTCCCGTAGCAGGCGAAGATCCGGGCGATCCGGAAGTCTACGGAACGGACCGGAATTTCGTTTGTTTTCAGATAGGCGGCACAGAGAACGATTCCGCGGCGAATCGTGTAAAGCGACTCCTCGATGCAGGCCACCCGGTGACAACAATCCAAATGGGCGATAAATTGGATATCGGGCAGGAATTCTTCCGGTGGGAAATTGCCACTGCGACTGCCGGAGCAGTCATGGGTATCAATCCGTTCGATCAGCCAAACGTGCAAGAGAGCAAGGAAAACACGAACCGTCTGCTCAAGGAAATCACATCCAAAGGGACATTCGAAGAAGAGCTTCCAGGTCTGAAAAGTGGACCCTTGTCATTTTATCATGCCAAAGAGGGCTCTTCAGCATCTTCTCTCCTGCGCGATTTCTTTGGACAGTGCTCTCCGGGCGACTACATTGCGTTTCAGGCATACCTTACAGAGAATTCCGCTACGGATCGGGCGCTACAAGAGATGCGTCTCCTGGCCAGGGACAAGTTGCATGTGGCAACTACGGTGGGATACGGCCCCCGGTATCTTCATTCCACAGGACAGTTTCATAAAGGTGGCCCGAATAGCGGCATTTTCGTGCAACTCACTGCAAAGGATAAGGAAGACATAAGCATACCGGGCGCCGGGTACACTTTTGGCACCCTAAAAAGGGCTCAGGCCAAGGGAGATCTCGACGCCCTGCTGCGGCATGGCCGGCGGATTCTCCGGATCGACTTAGGCCGAAACACGGATGAGGGCCTGGCGGCAATGCAGCAGATCATGCGAGAGGCTTTCAAATCGTGA
- a CDS encoding RpiB/LacA/LacB family sugar-phosphate isomerase: MSIGIACDHGGFHLKEEITAALRDAGYKVTDFGAYSLNKDDDYPDFVVPLAIEVANGSLGRGIAVCGSGVGASIAANKIAGVRAALIHDVFSAHQGVEDDNMNIMCLGGRVIGSFLARDLVHAFLSARFSGEQRHRRRLAAIDALERKNS, translated from the coding sequence ATGTCTATCGGAATCGCGTGCGATCACGGCGGTTTTCATCTCAAAGAAGAGATAACGGCCGCGCTTCGGGATGCAGGGTACAAAGTGACAGATTTCGGTGCTTACAGTCTGAATAAAGATGACGACTATCCGGATTTTGTTGTGCCCCTTGCGATAGAAGTGGCCAATGGGTCATTGGGCAGGGGAATTGCCGTGTGCGGATCGGGTGTTGGTGCAAGCATTGCCGCGAACAAGATCGCCGGTGTACGGGCAGCCCTTATTCACGATGTCTTTTCCGCACATCAGGGAGTTGAGGACGACAACATGAATATCATGTGTCTTGGAGGCCGAGTAATAGGTTCGTTTCTTGCCAGGGATCTGGTGCATGCATTTCTCAGTGCGCGATTCTCGGGCGAACAGCGGCACCGCAGACGTTTGGCTGCAATAGATGCACTGGAGAGGAAAAACTCATGA